The window taaGGGTGCTAGCTGAGCTTTTGGGGCTAGGCTCTCCTGAGCAGAACCTGCGGGATGCCATCATCCTGGACCTTTTCTCCCATGCACTCATCTTCTGCCGCCAGCAGGGCTTCTCACTGGAACAGACATCAACAGCTTGTGCTCTGCTCCAAGATCTTCACAAGGCCTGTGTGGGTGAGAGGGTCAGGCTACCTAAGGGTTTGAGCCCAGGGGACAGAGGAGACTGGGATGGCAAAAGTGACCAAGGGAAGCAGTAGTTCCCTTGGAATCTTTGGATTCCCTTGGAATCTTTGTTCTGTCATTACACGCAATATGACCACACACAAGTTGTTTCAGCTTTGAAACCGTCCATTTCTTCATATACAGCACCAACTTCATGAGACTGTTCTGAGAAATATTGTAATAGATGTAAATATACACACAGTGCTCAATAAAAcagctcctcctccaccccccccccccactttattCTTACAACTGTGTTTTTCTGCACAATGTTTAACAAGAGGTGAAATtacatatttctcattttattgtatGTCACTTACAGACAGgaccttgtttgttttgttcagtgCCCTAGAACAGTGCACGGGGTACTcggtatttgttgagtgaattacTGAAATAAGCCAGGACTTAAACCTAGATTTGCTCACTTCTAAAGTGCAATAAGTAGCTGGTGAGtgagtgaaatgaatgaatatcaGGGAGGGGACTCACTGTCACATCTTGCTTTCCCCCCTCAGCAACCCCCTTGGGCAACGTGGAGGAATGTTACCGCTACTTCACCAGTGTTCTTTTTTGCCATGGAGTCAGGGTCAGTTCCTCTGGAATGGAATCTTCAGTCTCCCCCCAGATAAAGTCTAGCCCagtctcctgccctctctcacACTCATCACCCTCATCTTTCTCTGAAGGCTGCAAGGGGCTCTCCCTGCTCCTGGACTGCCAGGCACTTGGAGAAAAGGTCAGGGTTCCTGGGGGTGGTCAGTCCCCTAACTCCCAATCATCCCCACAGCGGCCTCCCTTCAGTATCAACCTCTTTAGGGAGGAACAGCTGCTTGCCCTGGCAGATTATGTGGTCAACACCTACTTCCGCCACTTCAAGCTCTACAAATATGTCTTCACACCCCAGGTACAGAGGCCACCTCTCATC is drawn from Leopardus geoffroyi isolate Oge1 chromosome E3, O.geoffroyi_Oge1_pat1.0, whole genome shotgun sequence and contains these coding sequences:
- the CFAP119 gene encoding coiled-coil domain-containing protein 189 isoform X7; the protein is MHRLEKTTNTEEMREVLAELLGLGSPEQNLRDAIILDLFSHALIFCRQQGFSLEQTSTACALLQDLHKACVATPLGNVEECYRYFTSVLFCHGVRVSSSGMESSVSPQIKSSPVSCPLSHSSPSSFSEGCKGLSLLLDCQALGEKVRVPGGGQSPNSQSSPQRPPFSINLFREEQLLALADYVVNTYFRHFKLYKYVFTPQVKLDLSLTYIGLQPPELWPEDETEKEGEEVGEQAVTPQEEELETVVQPEQEPSQVSILRAYIKTQMSKELGQLQQLIEERLKASEERLNSKLTILEQPFQLPPGKGKNKTK
- the CFAP119 gene encoding coiled-coil domain-containing protein 189 isoform X2, translating into MIRQKSSQFLGLKMQSELEQPSELQREPERELTSLDESVMRIPTGVRPESGTAASVEAAEDPAANLFPLPLPRPRICMWKYLDIHSMHRLEKTTNTEEMREVLAELLGLGSPEQNLRDAIILDLFSHALIFCRQQGFSLEQTSTACALLQDLHKACVATPLGNVEECYRYFTSVLFCHGVRVSSSGMESSVSPQIKSSPVSCPLSHSSPSSFSEGCKGLSLLLDCQALGEKVRVPGGGQSPNSQSSPQRPPFSINLFREEQLLALADYVVNTYFRHFKLYKYVFTPQVKLDLSLTYIGLQPPELWPEDETGQVSILRAYIKTQMSKELGQLQQLIEERLKASEERLNSKLTILEQPFQLPPGKGKNKTK